The following are from one region of the Ananas comosus cultivar F153 linkage group 20, ASM154086v1, whole genome shotgun sequence genome:
- the LOC109725449 gene encoding benzyl alcohol O-benzoyltransferase-like, producing MGSASPVFAVRRGQLELVVPAEPTPRELKPLSDVDDQEGLRFYSSGIHVYRRNGAKDGEDPARVIRDALAKALVFYYPLAGRLREGADRKLAVECTAEGAVFAEADADVRLDDLEGALHPPFPCHEELLCPLQQGSTGSYILDCPLLYIQVTRLKCGGFIFGLRINHTIADAPGVMQFLKALGELARGAAAPSVRPVWARDLLTARSPPCVTHHHPEYDFSTAEIATDKLASVPPKDMVRRPFFFGPKEISALRNHLPAHLRLSSSRFELITAAIWRSRTAALAYDPEDEVRVQFIVNARGRKGSQAPLPPGFYGNAFAFTVALSAAAKLCEQPLGYALELVKKAKAKATDEFMQSAVDYLVSNGRPHFTVARTYIVSDVTRAGFEDVDFGWGEGVYGGPAKGGEGEILGVANYITRAKNGKGEEGIFVAVCLPSYAMERFQMEIDALTHEPVFDPYA from the exons ATGGGATCTGCATCTCCGGTTTTCGCGGTGCGGCGGGGCCAGCTCGAGCTCGTGGTGCCGGCGGAGCCGACGCCGCGCGAGCTCAAGCCCCTGTCAGACGTCGACGACCAAGAAGGCCTGCGGTTCTACAGCTCCGGAATCCACGTCTACCGGAGAAACGGTGCAAAAGACGGCGAGGATCCCGCGAGGGTGATAAGAGATGCTCTTGCGAAGGCGCTCGTGTTCTATTACCCTCTCGCGGGCCGGCTCCGGGAGGGTGCGGATAGGAAGCTGGCCGTGGAATGCACGGCCGAGGGAGCTGTGTTTGCGGAGGCCGATGCTGATGTCCGGCTAGACGATCTTGAAGGCGCGCTGCACCCGCCGTTCCCTTGCCATGAGGAGCTGCTCTGCCCGCTCCAGCAGGGTTCTACTGGAAGTTATATCCTCGACTGCCCTCTCCTCTATATTCAG GTGACGCGGCTCAAGTGCGGAGGCTTCATCTTCGGCCTAAGGATCAACCACACCATAGCCGACGCCCCGGGGGTGATGCAGTTCCTCAAGGCCCTCGGCGAGCTGGCGCGCGGCGCGGCCGCCCCCTCCGTCAGACCCGTGTGGGCCCGCGACCTCCTCACCGCGCGCTCTCCTCCATGCGTCACGCACCACCACCCCGAGTACGATTTCTCGACCGCGGAGATTGCCACCGACAAGCTGGCATCGGTCCCGCCGAAAGACATGGTCCGCCGGCCCTTCTTCTTCGGGCCCAAGGAAATCTCCGCTCTGCGGAATCACCTGCCGGCACACCTCCGCCTGAGCTCCAGCAGGTTCGAATTGATCACTGCAGCCATCTGGCGCAGCCGCACCGCCGCCCTCGCCTACGACCCTGAAGACGAAGTTCGCGTTCAGTTCATTGTGAACGCGCGGGGCCGGAAGGGGTCGCAGGCCCCTCTTCCTCCAGGCTTCTATGGGAACGCGTTTGCGTTCACGGTGGCGTTGTCTGCAGCGGCGAAGCTGTGCGAGCAGCCGCTGGGCTACGCCCTCGAGCTAGtgaagaaggcgaaggcgaaggcgaccGACGAGTTCATGCAGTCGGCAGTGGATTACTTGGTTTCGAACGGCCGGCCGCACTTCACGGTGGCGAGGACGTACATTGTTTCGGACGTGACGCGGGCCGGGTTCGAGGACGTCGACTTCGGGTGGGGGGAGGGGGTGTACGGCGGGCCGGCAAAAGGCGGCGAGGGGGAGATTCTTGGTGTCGCGAACTACATCACCCGGGCCAAGAACGGCAAGGGGGAGGAGGGCATATTTGTGGCCGTGTGCTTGCCTTCGTACGCTATGGAGAGGTTCCAGATGGAGATTGATGCTCTCACTCACGAACCAGTTTTTGATCCCTATGCATGA